A single window of Anopheles moucheti chromosome 2, idAnoMoucSN_F20_07, whole genome shotgun sequence DNA harbors:
- the LOC128299176 gene encoding 1,5-anhydro-D-fructose reductase-like isoform X2, with protein MAPKVPSVRLNNGLEMPVLGLGTYMVRGKEGIEAVKMAIDEGYRHIDTAYFYQNENQVGQAVRSIIAEGIIKREDVFIVTKVWNTFHAPEHVEEACQKSLENLGLDYIDLYLVHWPTGWKFSGWTADDMLPMNANGKTIDSDVDYLDTWKAMEKLARSGKVKSIGVSNFNSEQLTRLLANCEIKPVTNQVECNPGINQRKLIEFCRQHDIVITAYSPLGRPNMTDPVVGTGNIPKHALDDPRVVAIAKKHGKSPGQVVLRYLVELGTLPIPKSSKLERIRQNIDIFDFKLSADEIKLMDGFNTGGRTVPFNFSSEHKYFPFKLEF; from the exons ATGGCACCGAAGGTTCCATCTGTCCGGCTCAACAATGGCCTTGAGATGCCCGTTCTGGGGCTTGGCACTTACATGGTAAGAGGCA AGGAGGGAATCGAAGCGGTAAAGATGGCAATAGACGAGGGTTATCGCCATATCGACACGGCATACTTCTatcaaaacgaaaaccaaGTCGGCCAAGCGGTACGGTCAATAATCGCCGAAGGAATCATCAAGCGCGAAGATGTGTTCATCGTAACGAAG GTATGGAACACCTTCCATGCACCGGAACATGTGGAAGAGGCGTGTCAAAAATCGCTTGAAAATCTCGGTCTGGATTACATCGATCTGTACCTTGTCCATTGGCCAACGGGATGGAAGTTTTCGGGCTGGACGGCGGACGATATGCTGCCGATGAATGCGAACGGCAAAACGATCGATTCCGATGTGGATTATCTCGATACGTGGAAAGCGATGGAAAAGTTGGCCAGGTCGGGCAAGGTGAAGAGCATCGGTGTATCGAATTTCAACAGCGAGCAGCTGACGCGTCTGCTGGCCAACTGTGAGATCAAACCGGTAACTAATCAGGTGGAATGTAATCCGGGCATTAATCAGCGCAAGTTGATTGAATTCTGTCGCCAGCATGATATCGTCATTACGGCGTACAGTCCGCTGGGAAGACCGAACATGACCGACCCGGTGGTGGGCACCGGGAACATACCGAAGCACGCGCTGGACGACCCACGGGTGGTGGCAATCGCGAAGAAACATGGTAAAAGCCCCGGTCAGGTTGTGCTTCGCTATTTGGTCGAGCTTGGCACGCTGCCGATTCCGAAATCGTCCAAGCTGGAACGCATCAGGCAAAACATCGACATCTTTGACTTTAAGTTGTCCGCGGATGAGATAAAGCTGATGGATGGGTTCAACACCGGTGGCCGTACGGTACCGTTTAATTTCAGCAGCGAGCACAAGTACTTCCCGTTCAAGCTGGAGTTCTAA
- the LOC128299176 gene encoding 1,5-anhydro-D-fructose reductase-like isoform X1, with amino-acid sequence MAPKVPSVRLNNGLEMPVLGLGTYMATEEEGIEAVKMAIDEGYRHIDTAYFYQNENQVGQAVRSIIAEGIIKREDVFIVTKVWNTFHAPEHVEEACQKSLENLGLDYIDLYLVHWPTGWKFSGWTADDMLPMNANGKTIDSDVDYLDTWKAMEKLARSGKVKSIGVSNFNSEQLTRLLANCEIKPVTNQVECNPGINQRKLIEFCRQHDIVITAYSPLGRPNMTDPVVGTGNIPKHALDDPRVVAIAKKHGKSPGQVVLRYLVELGTLPIPKSSKLERIRQNIDIFDFKLSADEIKLMDGFNTGGRTVPFNFSSEHKYFPFKLEF; translated from the exons ATGGCACCGAAGGTTCCATCTGTCCGGCTCAACAATGGCCTTGAGATGCCCGTTCTGGGGCTTGGCACTTACATG GCGACGGAAGAGGAGGGAATCGAAGCGGTAAAGATGGCAATAGACGAGGGTTATCGCCATATCGACACGGCATACTTCTatcaaaacgaaaaccaaGTCGGCCAAGCGGTACGGTCAATAATCGCCGAAGGAATCATCAAGCGCGAAGATGTGTTCATCGTAACGAAG GTATGGAACACCTTCCATGCACCGGAACATGTGGAAGAGGCGTGTCAAAAATCGCTTGAAAATCTCGGTCTGGATTACATCGATCTGTACCTTGTCCATTGGCCAACGGGATGGAAGTTTTCGGGCTGGACGGCGGACGATATGCTGCCGATGAATGCGAACGGCAAAACGATCGATTCCGATGTGGATTATCTCGATACGTGGAAAGCGATGGAAAAGTTGGCCAGGTCGGGCAAGGTGAAGAGCATCGGTGTATCGAATTTCAACAGCGAGCAGCTGACGCGTCTGCTGGCCAACTGTGAGATCAAACCGGTAACTAATCAGGTGGAATGTAATCCGGGCATTAATCAGCGCAAGTTGATTGAATTCTGTCGCCAGCATGATATCGTCATTACGGCGTACAGTCCGCTGGGAAGACCGAACATGACCGACCCGGTGGTGGGCACCGGGAACATACCGAAGCACGCGCTGGACGACCCACGGGTGGTGGCAATCGCGAAGAAACATGGTAAAAGCCCCGGTCAGGTTGTGCTTCGCTATTTGGTCGAGCTTGGCACGCTGCCGATTCCGAAATCGTCCAAGCTGGAACGCATCAGGCAAAACATCGACATCTTTGACTTTAAGTTGTCCGCGGATGAGATAAAGCTGATGGATGGGTTCAACACCGGTGGCCGTACGGTACCGTTTAATTTCAGCAGCGAGCACAAGTACTTCCCGTTCAAGCTGGAGTTCTAA
- the LOC128299178 gene encoding 1,5-anhydro-D-fructose reductase-like, which translates to MSKQVPTVRLSNGYGIPVLGYGTYLAQKGQCVELVKKAIDIGYRHIDTAFLYENEVEIGQAVREKIAEGVVRREDIFVTTKLWNTFHDPQHVEEAFRRSYEMLDLGYIDLFLMHSPMGLQFAGYEYGDMQPQDADGNMRFSDIDYVETWQAMERLVTSGKVRSIGLSNFNSEQIKRILEVATVKPVINQVEVNPGYDQRKLIAFCKERDIIVTAYGPMGRPHRTTYGNRNALDDPKVVEIGRKYGKSGGQVILRYLLDIGTIPIPYSTNDERMRQNIDVCDFKLSAEEVEYLASFHSARTIPFLPLKSHQYYPFNIEF; encoded by the exons ATGTCAAAACAAGTGCCGACGGTTCGCCTCAGCAATGGATACGGAATACCGGTCCTCGGTTATGGGACATACTTG GCCCAAAAGGGACAGTGTGTGGAGTTGGTAAAGAAAGCGATCGACATCGGTTACCGGCACATCGACACTGCGTTTCTGTACGAGAATGAGGTCGAAATCGGACAAGCGGTACGGGAGAAGATAGCAGAAGGAGTCGTCCGGCGGGAAGACATCTTCGTGACGACCAAACTGTGGAACACATTCCACGATCCGCAACACGTCGAGGAAGCTTTCCGGCGTTCGTACGAAATGCTTGACCTGGGGTATATCGATCTGTTCCTGATGCACTCACCGATGGGTTTACAGTTTGCCGGGTACGAGTATGGTGATATGCAACCGCAAGATGCCGATGGGAACATGCGCTTCTCCGACATTGACTATGTGGAAACGTGGCAGGCAATGGAACGGCTGGTCACTTCCGGGAAGGTGCGCAGCATTGGACTATCGAATTTCAACAGCGAGCAAATCAAACGCATCCTTGAGGTTGCCACCGTGAAGCCGGTTATCAATCAGGTGGAAGTGAATCCGGGCTACGATCAGCGGAAATTGATTGCTTTTTGTAAGGAGCGTGATATAATTGTCACTGCGTACGGACCGATGGGAAGACCTCACCGTACGACTTACGGCAACCGTAACGCTCTGGACGATCCAAAGGTGGTGGAAATAGGCCGGAAGTATGGTAAATCGGGCGGACAGGTTATTCTACGATATTTG CTCGACATTGGAACCATTCCAATTCCTTACTCAACCAACGATGAACGCATGCGGCAGAATATTGATGTGTGCGATTTTAAGCTGAGTGCTGAAGAAGTTGAGTATCTTGCATCTTTTCATTCGGCTCGCACAATTCCATTCTTACCGCTCAAATCCCACCAGTACTATCCGTTCAATATAGAATTTTAG